From a single Tachypleus tridentatus isolate NWPU-2018 chromosome 6, ASM421037v1, whole genome shotgun sequence genomic region:
- the LOC143254609 gene encoding uncharacterized protein LOC143254609, producing MACRNATTICQNICKALVGLMVLHMVVVVVIFQATKCSAFSSYHNITACHTCDEGPHLYFSVRNFLCCLVQSKCCGPESLDD from the exons ATGGCATGCAGGAAC GCAACGACCATTTGTCAGAATATTTGTAAAGCGCTGGTGGGCCTGATGGTACTACatatggtggtggtggtggttatTTTTCAAGCGACTAAATGCTCTGCATTTAGTTCTTACCATAATATCACCGCTTGTCATACCTGCGATGAGGGACCACACTTATATTTCTCCGTGAGAAATTTTCTCTGCTGCTTGGTGCAGAGCAAATGTTGTGG